One Paraburkholderia aromaticivorans genomic region harbors:
- the flgM gene encoding flagellar biosynthesis anti-sigma factor FlgM, translating into MKVDSTTNSNLPTLKDALSRSQQSDATTANSNAQSAGTASQTTTSGSGDASVSLSGLSQHLRSLAASGSADIDTAHVESIKQAIKDGSLKIDSGKIADGVLNTARELLQSKTSSTGN; encoded by the coding sequence GTGAAAGTCGATTCCACAACCAATTCGAATCTGCCGACGTTGAAAGACGCCCTGTCCCGTTCGCAACAAAGCGACGCGACGACCGCGAACAGCAACGCGCAGAGTGCGGGCACGGCCTCGCAGACCACCACCAGCGGTTCGGGCGACGCCAGCGTCAGCCTGTCGGGTCTGTCGCAGCATCTGCGCAGCCTCGCGGCGTCGGGCTCGGCCGACATCGACACGGCGCACGTCGAGTCGATCAAGCAGGCCATCAAGGACGGCTCGCTGAAGATCGATTCCGGCAAGATCGCCGACGGCGTGCTGAACACCGCACGCGAACTGTTGCAAAGCAAAACCTCGTCGACCGGCAACTAA
- a CDS encoding flagella synthesis protein FlgN, which translates to MKDALLATLIEEYSAVEAFASILTLETKALTALSPLELLPPIVEKKTELIGALAKLEATRDGLLAEMGFPAGWPGMELAASTDARVAEQWLLLQKAAERARRCNTSNGELIRVRMDYNQRALTALQVAVPQKVGFYGPDGRIPARPAV; encoded by the coding sequence ATGAAAGACGCCCTGCTTGCCACCCTCATCGAAGAATATTCGGCCGTCGAGGCATTTGCCTCGATTCTGACGCTCGAGACCAAGGCGCTGACTGCCTTGTCGCCGCTGGAATTGCTGCCGCCGATCGTCGAGAAGAAAACCGAACTGATCGGCGCGCTCGCCAAGCTCGAAGCCACGCGTGACGGGCTGCTCGCCGAAATGGGCTTTCCGGCCGGCTGGCCCGGCATGGAGCTCGCGGCCAGCACCGACGCGCGCGTCGCCGAGCAGTGGTTGCTGCTGCAGAAAGCCGCCGAACGTGCGCGACGCTGCAATACCAGCAACGGTGAACTCATCCGCGTGCGGATGGACTACAACCAGCGGGCGCTGACGGCGCTGCAGGTGGCCGTGCCCCAGAAGGTCGGTTTTTATGGTCCGGATGGCCGGATTCCGGCGCGTCCCGCCGTGTAA
- a CDS encoding type II toxin-antitoxin system HicA family toxin — MKSVEVVKLIQAAGWRLVRITGSHHHYRHAARAGLVTIPHPKKDLPPGTLNSILKQAGLK; from the coding sequence ATGAAAAGCGTCGAGGTCGTGAAACTCATTCAAGCGGCGGGTTGGCGGCTGGTCCGCATAACGGGCAGCCACCATCACTATCGTCACGCGGCAAGAGCCGGTCTCGTGACCATCCCGCATCCGAAGAAAGATCTTCCTCCCGGCACATTGAACAGCATCCTGAAACAGGCGGGCCTGAAATGA
- a CDS encoding type II toxin-antitoxin system HicB family antitoxin: protein MKNLTFPIAIEPGDADHAFGVIVPDIPGCYAAGDTLEEAYANAKEAIEAHLDVLLDEGLPIPGRLTLEEHRRNPDYADFTWGLVATRNIPALKKAVRINISLPEALVQEIDTYAQARGMSRSAFLALAAEHEMAEV, encoded by the coding sequence ATGAAAAACCTGACTTTCCCGATCGCCATTGAACCGGGCGACGCGGATCACGCGTTCGGCGTAATCGTGCCCGACATTCCGGGCTGTTATGCCGCGGGCGATACGCTGGAAGAAGCCTACGCCAATGCGAAGGAGGCTATCGAGGCGCATCTGGACGTGCTGCTCGACGAGGGCTTGCCGATCCCCGGGCGACTCACGCTGGAAGAGCACCGGCGTAATCCCGACTATGCGGATTTCACGTGGGGACTTGTCGCCACCCGGAATATTCCCGCCTTGAAGAAGGCGGTACGTATCAATATCTCGCTGCCCGAAGCGCTGGTCCAGGAGATCGACACTTACGCCCAGGCGCGTGGCATGTCGCGCTCGGCCTTTCTGGCGCTCGCCGCGGAACATGAAATGGCCGAGGTATGA
- a CDS encoding RNA polymerase sigma factor FliA — protein MYNAQGKISQAEVLTKYAPLVRRLGLQLVAKMPASVDLDDLIQAGMIGLLDAAGRYKEDQGAQFETYASQRIRGAMLDELRSNDWLPRSLRRTSREVETAVHKVEQNLGRSASETEIAEHLQMPLDEYQSMLQDLHGSQLIYYEDFDRSADDEPFLDRYCVDHSDPLSALLDDSLRSALVEAIDRLPDREKLLMSLYYERGMNLREIGAVMEVSESRVCQLHSQAVARLRTRLREMAWANAEAT, from the coding sequence ATGTATAACGCTCAGGGAAAGATTTCCCAAGCCGAAGTTTTGACGAAGTACGCACCGCTCGTGCGTCGCCTCGGCTTGCAGCTCGTCGCCAAGATGCCGGCGAGCGTCGATCTCGACGATCTGATCCAGGCCGGCATGATCGGACTGCTGGACGCGGCAGGCCGTTACAAGGAAGACCAGGGCGCGCAGTTCGAGACTTACGCCAGCCAGCGGATTCGCGGTGCGATGCTCGACGAGTTGCGCAGCAACGACTGGTTGCCGCGCAGCTTGCGGCGCACCTCGCGTGAAGTGGAAACGGCGGTGCACAAAGTGGAGCAGAATCTGGGCCGCTCGGCGAGCGAAACGGAGATTGCCGAGCACCTGCAAATGCCGCTCGACGAGTATCAGTCGATGCTGCAGGATCTGCACGGCAGCCAGCTGATCTATTACGAAGACTTCGACCGTTCGGCGGACGACGAGCCGTTCCTCGACCGCTACTGCGTCGATCACTCGGACCCGCTGTCGGCGCTGCTCGACGACAGCCTGCGCTCGGCGCTGGTGGAGGCGATCGACCGCCTGCCGGACCGCGAGAAGCTGCTGATGTCGCTGTACTACGAACGCGGCATGAACCTGCGCGAAATCGGCGCGGTGATGGAAGTCAGCGAATCGCGAGTCTGCCAGTTGCACAGCCAGGCCGTGGCCCGTTTGCGTACGCGCTTGCGCGAGATGGCCTGGGCGAACGCCGAGGCGACCTGA